The following proteins are co-located in the Flavobacteriales bacterium genome:
- a CDS encoding efflux RND transporter permease subunit produces the protein MFKNVIHRPVFAIVVSIVIVFMGGLAISQLPISQFPQIAPTTVNIFLAFPGSSAEVLVKSTLITMENSINGVQDMRYIATDATSAGEATIRVIFEPGTDPNVAAMRVKLRVDRIRPLLPELVQLEGIIIMPIQPSMLMYVNLYSTDENLDEKFLYNYANVLMTPEIRRIHGVARAQILGSRQYAMRIWLNPERMRAYSVSVDEVMEAMAEQSLIGRPGRLGRSSGIKAQSQEIVLTYKGRYNKPEEYENIIIRANAEGESIHLRDIATVDLNARYYDIYSNLDGHPSAAIVLNQSYGSNASEVIESVKEKLEELKEDFPPGIDYKISYDVSKFLDASIDEVLHTLRDAFILVALVVFVFLGDWRSTLIPILAVPVSLIGAFFFMSMLGLSINLITLFALVLAIGIVVDDAIVVVEAVHAKMEEHAHMSPYEAVKDVMGEISGAIIAITLVMVSVFVPIAFMTGPVGTFYRQFSITMASSIIISALVALTLTPVLCAMILRNEHGKKKRRTPITWFIDQFNKRFDKLTGWYVSLLKVIVSRRVVTFLVLLAFVLGLVYENKILPAGFIPGEDQGTIYAIIQTPPGSTLEITNQVSRELQQICEEIPSIESVSSLAGYEIMTQGRGSNAGTCLINLKDWKDRDQSVLDVMEELEEKSKNLGAIIEYFEPPAVPGFGSSGGFSLRLLDKNTEVDYQDFDQINKDFMDKLRERKEITGLFTFFAANYPQYELIFDTKVAMQKGVSIGKAVENLNIMIGSTYEQGFIRFGRFFKVYVQAAPEFRRFPSDLMKLFIKNEHGEMVPYSSFMEMKKTLGPNEITRYNMYNSAAIRGLPAKGYTTADAINAIREVAEDLPKGYDIAWEGLSYDQSRRGNESLYIFIIVLVFVYLVLAAQYESFILPLAVIFSLPVGIFGSFLLLKGMGLANDIYAQVGLIMLVGLLGKNAVLIVEFAVQKRQQGSTIFDAAVEGAKVRFRPILMTSFAFVAGLIPLVLATGAGAIGNRTIGGSAMGGMIFGTIFGVIIIPGLYYIFGKIDDGRTLIKDQNIVPVSEEIAQFGEEGNRLRDTISKLNRRIKQLLKRNNGGK, from the coding sequence ATGTTTAAGAACGTAATACATAGGCCGGTATTCGCAATTGTGGTATCGATTGTAATTGTGTTCATGGGCGGACTTGCCATTTCGCAGTTGCCCATCTCACAGTTCCCACAGATTGCACCTACTACCGTAAATATTTTCTTGGCTTTCCCAGGTTCCAGTGCGGAAGTTTTGGTGAAATCCACGCTCATCACGATGGAAAACTCCATCAACGGTGTGCAGGACATGCGCTACATCGCAACGGATGCCACCAGTGCGGGTGAAGCTACCATCCGTGTGATCTTTGAGCCTGGCACCGACCCCAACGTGGCTGCGATGCGGGTTAAACTGAGGGTGGACAGGATCCGCCCACTTCTTCCCGAACTGGTTCAGTTGGAAGGTATCATCATCATGCCTATCCAGCCCAGTATGTTGATGTATGTGAACCTCTACAGTACAGATGAGAATCTGGACGAGAAGTTCCTCTACAACTACGCGAACGTCCTCATGACCCCCGAAATTCGGAGGATCCATGGTGTTGCACGGGCCCAGATCCTTGGTAGCCGCCAGTACGCCATGCGTATCTGGTTGAACCCTGAGCGGATGAGAGCCTACAGCGTTTCTGTAGATGAGGTGATGGAGGCCATGGCCGAACAAAGTTTGATCGGCCGTCCAGGTCGTTTGGGAAGAAGTTCGGGTATCAAGGCGCAATCTCAGGAAATTGTACTGACCTATAAAGGTCGATACAACAAACCAGAGGAATATGAGAACATCATCATCCGCGCCAATGCAGAAGGAGAGAGCATTCACCTTCGGGATATTGCCACGGTAGACCTGAACGCGCGATACTACGACATCTACTCAAACTTGGATGGACATCCATCTGCGGCCATCGTTTTGAACCAGAGTTACGGTTCCAATGCCAGCGAGGTAATTGAATCGGTTAAAGAGAAACTGGAAGAACTGAAGGAAGACTTTCCTCCAGGGATCGACTACAAGATCAGTTATGACGTTTCCAAGTTCTTGGATGCATCTATTGATGAGGTATTGCATACACTGAGAGATGCGTTCATTCTGGTTGCCTTGGTGGTGTTCGTTTTCCTTGGCGACTGGCGTTCCACGCTCATCCCGATCTTGGCAGTTCCTGTTTCGTTGATCGGTGCATTCTTCTTCATGTCCATGTTGGGACTATCCATCAACCTTATCACCCTTTTTGCCCTTGTATTGGCGATCGGTATTGTGGTGGATGACGCGATCGTGGTGGTGGAAGCGGTGCATGCCAAAATGGAAGAGCATGCCCACATGTCGCCCTATGAGGCGGTGAAGGACGTAATGGGCGAGATCAGCGGTGCCATCATCGCCATCACGCTTGTAATGGTTTCGGTATTCGTTCCAATCGCGTTCATGACGGGGCCGGTCGGTACGTTCTATCGGCAGTTCTCCATTACCATGGCCAGCTCGATCATCATTTCGGCATTGGTGGCCCTTACGCTTACTCCGGTACTGTGCGCCATGATCCTTAGAAATGAGCATGGCAAGAAGAAGCGCAGAACACCGATCACGTGGTTTATCGATCAGTTCAACAAGAGGTTCGATAAACTGACAGGATGGTATGTAAGTCTACTGAAGGTGATTGTAAGTAGAAGAGTAGTGACTTTCCTTGTACTGCTTGCGTTCGTACTTGGGTTGGTCTATGAGAACAAGATCCTTCCCGCAGGTTTCATTCCTGGCGAAGACCAAGGAACGATCTATGCCATCATTCAGACCCCTCCTGGATCCACCTTGGAGATCACCAATCAGGTTTCACGGGAATTGCAGCAGATATGTGAGGAAATTCCTTCGATCGAGTCTGTTTCATCACTTGCAGGTTATGAGATCATGACGCAGGGTCGTGGTTCCAATGCGGGTACCTGTTTGATCAACCTGAAAGACTGGAAAGACCGTGACCAATCGGTATTGGACGTCATGGAAGAGCTCGAAGAGAAGTCGAAAAACCTTGGTGCCATTATCGAATACTTTGAGCCGCCAGCGGTTCCTGGATTCGGTTCGTCAGGTGGTTTCTCGCTTCGTCTGTTGGATAAGAACACCGAAGTGGACTATCAGGATTTCGATCAGATCAACAAGGATTTCATGGACAAACTGCGTGAACGTAAGGAGATCACAGGTCTGTTCACATTCTTCGCGGCAAACTATCCTCAGTATGAGTTGATCTTCGATACGAAAGTTGCCATGCAGAAAGGGGTTTCCATCGGTAAGGCCGTAGAGAACCTGAACATTATGATCGGTAGTACATACGAGCAAGGATTCATCCGTTTCGGACGATTCTTCAAGGTATATGTTCAGGCCGCGCCTGAGTTCAGAAGATTCCCATCGGACCTTATGAAGTTGTTCATTAAGAACGAACATGGAGAAATGGTGCCTTATTCCTCATTCATGGAAATGAAGAAGACACTCGGTCCGAACGAGATCACGCGTTACAACATGTACAACTCAGCGGCCATTCGAGGGCTTCCAGCCAAAGGATATACGACCGCTGACGCTATCAACGCCATTCGCGAGGTGGCGGAAGACCTTCCAAAAGGCTACGACATTGCGTGGGAAGGACTTTCTTACGACCAATCAAGAAGAGGGAACGAGTCGCTGTACATCTTCATCATTGTATTGGTGTTCGTTTACCTGGTACTTGCTGCGCAGTACGAGAGCTTCATTCTGCCATTGGCGGTAATCTTCTCTCTGCCTGTGGGTATCTTCGGTTCGTTCCTGCTTCTAAAAGGAATGGGACTTGCCAACGACATCTATGCGCAGGTAGGTCTGATCATGCTTGTTGGTCTGTTGGGTAAGAACGCGGTATTGATCGTGGAATTTGCCGTTCAGAAACGCCAGCAGGGTTCTACGATCTTCGATGCTGCGGTTGAAGGCGCCAAAGTGCGATTCAGACCGATCTTGATGACCTCATTCGCCTTCGTTGCGGGTCTTATTCCGCTGGTTTTGGCCACGGGAGCGGGCGCCATTGGTAACAGGACCATCGGTGGATCGGCCATGGGTGGTATGATCTTCGGAACCATCTTCGGGGTTATTATCATTCCTGGTCTGTACTACATCTTCGGCAAGATCGATGATGGCCGTACGCTTATCAAAGACCAGAATATTGTGCCAGTATCTGAAGAGATAGCTCAGTTCGGAGAAGAAGGAAATCGGTTGAGAGACACCATCAGCAAGCTGAACAGGCGCATTAAACAACTGCTTAAGAGAAACAATGGTGGCAAATAA
- a CDS encoding thioredoxin fold domain-containing protein — translation MKNLMVVLMLFVGIGAYAQEEHKSSLDWNTDLVTAVDKAIAQKKPLFLFFTGSDWCGWCKRLQAEVFYKPEFEKWANDNVVLLELDFPRRTPQPDELREQNMNIQRMFGVRGYPTVWFVNPSKEGTEINFAKIGSTGYVQGGPKAWIAEANRILTSPGAMGN, via the coding sequence ATGAAGAATTTGATGGTTGTGCTGATGCTGTTTGTCGGAATTGGCGCATACGCACAGGAGGAGCACAAAAGCTCACTCGATTGGAATACCGATCTGGTAACGGCAGTAGACAAGGCAATAGCACAGAAAAAACCACTTTTCCTATTCTTTACAGGTAGCGATTGGTGCGGATGGTGTAAGCGTTTGCAAGCAGAGGTTTTCTACAAACCTGAATTTGAAAAATGGGCCAATGATAACGTAGTTCTATTGGAACTTGATTTCCCAAGAAGAACACCACAGCCAGATGAGCTTCGCGAGCAGAACATGAACATTCAACGCATGTTCGGAGTGCGTGGTTATCCCACGGTATGGTTCGTAAATCCATCAAAAGAAGGTACGGAGATCAATTTTGCCAAGATCGGTAGTACAGGGTATGTGCAAGGTGGTCCCAAGGCTTGGATAGCGGAGGCAAATCGAATTCTGACCTCTCCAGGAGCGATGGGAAATTGA
- a CDS encoding efflux transporter outer membrane subunit, giving the protein MIRLNKYLMVGGIFMLLSLSSCIPALKTRQENKAVPNMYASDSDTTNSAQIKWGTFFNDPYLTDLIDTALKNNQELNMMLWEINIANNEVRARKGEYLPFLRAGVGAGIEHVGEYTSQGVSDANDEYAPGKHVPANLQDYMAGFFATWEIDIWKKLRNRKQSAFYRYLGSIEGKNFMVTRLVSEIANSYYELLALDNQLRILKQNIQIQQNALAIVKLQKQAARATELAVRKFEAEVLKNRSRQFEIQQKIIEAENRINFLVGRFPQPVQRNSDNFIQMLPNVIQTGIPSQLLENRPDVRQAELQLAAAKLDVKAAKAEFYPSLSIKAGVGYQAFNLKYFITTPQSLLYNIAADLMAPLVNRNAIKAKYLSAGSKQMQAVYNYERTILGAYTEVANQMAMIENLANSYDLRSQQVAALTRSIDISTGLFKSARADYMEVLMTQRDALDARMELIDTKKSQLNATVNIYQALGGGWTGK; this is encoded by the coding sequence ATGATACGATTGAATAAATATTTGATGGTTGGCGGCATTTTCATGCTTCTGTCCTTGTCGTCATGTATTCCTGCCTTGAAGACGAGGCAGGAGAACAAGGCGGTGCCTAACATGTATGCCAGCGATAGTGACACGACCAATTCCGCTCAGATAAAGTGGGGAACGTTTTTCAACGACCCTTACCTGACAGATCTGATCGATACGGCTCTGAAGAACAATCAGGAGCTGAACATGATGCTCTGGGAGATCAACATTGCCAATAACGAGGTGAGAGCAAGAAAGGGGGAATACCTTCCGTTTTTGCGCGCTGGAGTTGGTGCTGGAATTGAGCATGTTGGAGAATATACCAGCCAAGGTGTGAGCGATGCCAATGATGAATATGCGCCTGGTAAGCATGTTCCTGCCAATTTGCAGGATTACATGGCTGGTTTTTTCGCCACGTGGGAAATTGACATCTGGAAAAAGCTCCGCAACCGTAAGCAGTCTGCGTTTTACCGTTATCTCGGAAGTATCGAAGGCAAGAATTTTATGGTTACCCGATTGGTTTCTGAAATAGCCAACTCGTACTATGAACTATTGGCGTTGGATAACCAACTGAGGATTCTGAAGCAGAATATTCAGATTCAGCAGAACGCTTTGGCAATTGTGAAGTTGCAGAAGCAGGCGGCCAGAGCAACAGAATTGGCAGTTCGGAAGTTTGAGGCTGAAGTGTTGAAAAACCGAAGCCGACAGTTCGAGATCCAACAGAAGATCATTGAGGCGGAAAACCGCATCAACTTCCTCGTTGGACGATTCCCTCAGCCAGTTCAGCGCAATTCGGACAATTTCATCCAGATGTTGCCAAATGTGATCCAAACGGGCATTCCGTCTCAACTGCTGGAAAATAGACCTGATGTAAGACAGGCGGAATTGCAACTTGCTGCCGCCAAACTGGATGTGAAAGCTGCCAAGGCCGAATTCTATCCTTCGCTCAGCATCAAGGCTGGAGTTGGATATCAGGCATTCAATCTGAAGTACTTCATCACAACACCGCAATCGTTGCTTTACAATATTGCGGCAGATCTGATGGCACCGTTGGTGAACCGAAATGCCATCAAGGCGAAGTACCTGTCCGCAGGTTCAAAGCAGATGCAGGCCGTGTACAATTACGAGCGCACCATTTTGGGTGCTTACACCGAAGTGGCCAACCAAATGGCAATGATCGAGAACCTGGCCAACAGTTATGATCTGAGGTCACAACAGGTAGCTGCACTTACGCGTTCTATCGACATCTCCACTGGTTTGTTCAAATCTGCCCGTGCAGATTACATGGAAGTGCTGATGACACAGCGTGATGCGTTGGATGCCAGAATGGAACTGATCGATACCAAGAAAAGTCAGTTGAACGCCACGGTGAATATTTACCAGGCATTAGGTGGCGGTTGGACAGGCAAATAG
- a CDS encoding efflux RND transporter periplasmic adaptor subunit, which produces MLGFASCHSEHEKEEEEAVYPVSSPVRMDTSVTKDYVCQIHSIQHIELRALERGYLTGIFVDEGQMVQEGQVMFQIMPMLNQAELNKAEAEANFAEIEYLNTKSLADSNVVSANELALAKAKFDKAKAQLALAQVHMQFTEIRAPFTGIMDRFHVRLGSLLSEGDLLTELSDNSKMWVYFNVPEAEYLEYMAKAKKDSVIKVALEMANHKMFDEPGYVETIEADFNNETGNIAFRATFKNPRRLLRHGETGNVRMTLPLKNALLIPQKATYEVLDKTYVYVIDEENTVRARMIETGAELPHLFEVKEGLSEEDRILLDGIRKVRDGYEVEVKYLNPDSVIQHLDLYAE; this is translated from the coding sequence ATGTTGGGCTTTGCAAGTTGCCATTCGGAACATGAGAAGGAAGAAGAAGAGGCGGTATACCCGGTTTCAAGTCCGGTGAGAATGGACACGTCCGTGACGAAGGACTATGTGTGTCAGATACACTCCATCCAACATATCGAACTGAGAGCCTTGGAACGAGGTTATCTCACAGGAATTTTTGTGGATGAAGGGCAAATGGTCCAGGAAGGACAGGTGATGTTCCAGATCATGCCGATGTTGAATCAGGCTGAGTTGAACAAGGCAGAGGCGGAAGCAAACTTTGCAGAGATCGAGTATCTGAATACGAAATCGCTTGCAGACAGCAATGTGGTTTCGGCAAACGAACTGGCGCTGGCCAAAGCAAAGTTTGACAAGGCGAAAGCTCAGTTGGCATTGGCACAGGTTCACATGCAGTTTACCGAGATCCGTGCACCGTTTACGGGTATCATGGACCGCTTCCATGTTCGATTGGGAAGTCTACTGAGCGAAGGCGACCTGCTCACCGAACTTTCTGACAACAGTAAAATGTGGGTGTACTTCAACGTGCCAGAGGCTGAGTATCTGGAATACATGGCCAAGGCAAAGAAGGACAGCGTGATAAAGGTGGCGCTGGAAATGGCCAACCACAAGATGTTTGATGAGCCTGGATATGTTGAAACGATCGAAGCTGACTTCAATAACGAAACAGGGAACATCGCATTCCGTGCCACATTCAAGAATCCGAGAAGGTTGCTGAGACACGGTGAAACCGGTAACGTCCGAATGACGCTTCCGCTCAAAAACGCGCTGCTCATTCCTCAGAAAGCCACTTATGAAGTTTTGGACAAGACCTACGTCTACGTGATAGATGAAGAGAACACGGTGAGAGCCAGAATGATCGAGACCGGTGCTGAGCTGCCTCATCTTTTTGAAGTGAAGGAAGGACTTTCTGAAGAAGATAGAATTCTGCTTGACGGTATCCGCAAAGTGCGCGATGGTTACGAAGTAGAGGTCAAATATCTGAATCCGGACTCGGTGATCCAACACCTCGATCTTTATGCGGAATAA